A window of the Pseudomonas gozinkensis genome harbors these coding sequences:
- a CDS encoding multidrug effflux MFS transporter — protein MNFRTLLILGALTAFGPLAIDFYLPAFPTMALAFGTDEKHVQLTLSAYFFGLSIGQLAYGPVADRFGRRIPLLIGLTLFTLASVACAYAPNLQWLIGARLVQALGGCAGMVIARAVVSDKCDAVGSAKVFSQLMLVMGLAPILAPMLGGLLVNTSGWQSIFLVLTGFSALAGLAVALGLPESLPAHVPRQPLSGALRQYGRLLADPVYMGHALTGGIAIAGMFAYIAGSPFIFIKLYGVPAEHFGWLFGTNAAGFILVAQVNARLLAKRGPAFLLSRAVWVYLGAGLTLLAVSALHTEALWPLLIPLFICVASLGCISPNAAACAMNGQGGRAGSASALLGSMQFSVAAGASALVGILHDGTAVPMAIVISLCGLLVVCAAMLTRRMQNARALAKAQAEI, from the coding sequence ATGAACTTCCGTACCCTTCTGATTCTCGGTGCCCTGACCGCTTTCGGTCCGTTGGCGATCGACTTCTATCTACCCGCGTTTCCCACCATGGCGCTGGCATTCGGCACCGACGAGAAACACGTCCAGCTGACGCTGTCGGCTTACTTCTTCGGCCTGTCCATCGGCCAGCTGGCTTACGGGCCGGTGGCGGATCGCTTCGGCCGGCGGATTCCGCTGCTCATTGGCCTGACGCTGTTCACGCTGGCGTCAGTGGCCTGCGCCTATGCGCCGAATCTGCAATGGCTGATCGGCGCGCGGCTCGTGCAGGCGCTGGGCGGTTGTGCGGGGATGGTGATTGCCCGGGCGGTGGTCAGTGACAAGTGCGACGCGGTGGGTTCGGCGAAAGTCTTCTCACAGTTGATGCTGGTGATGGGGCTGGCGCCGATTCTGGCGCCGATGCTCGGCGGACTGCTGGTGAACACGTCGGGATGGCAGTCGATCTTCCTGGTGCTGACCGGGTTCAGTGCCTTGGCAGGGCTGGCGGTGGCTCTCGGTCTGCCGGAAAGTCTGCCGGCGCATGTTCCGCGTCAGCCGTTGTCCGGTGCATTGCGTCAGTACGGTCGGTTGCTGGCCGATCCGGTCTACATGGGCCATGCCCTGACCGGCGGCATCGCCATCGCCGGGATGTTTGCCTACATCGCCGGTTCCCCGTTCATTTTCATCAAGTTATATGGCGTACCGGCCGAGCATTTCGGCTGGCTGTTCGGCACCAACGCGGCCGGGTTCATTCTGGTGGCACAGGTCAATGCGCGACTGTTGGCCAAGCGTGGTCCGGCCTTCCTGCTGTCGCGGGCGGTCTGGGTCTACCTGGGCGCCGGGCTGACGCTGCTCGCGGTCAGTGCCTTGCACACCGAGGCCCTGTGGCCACTGCTGATTCCGTTGTTCATCTGCGTGGCCAGCCTTGGCTGCATCAGCCCCAATGCGGCGGCGTGTGCGATGAACGGGCAGGGCGGTCGCGCCGGCAGTGCTTCAGCGTTGCTCGGCAGCATGCAATTCAGCGTCGCCGCCGGGGCTTCGGCGCTGGTGGGGATCCTGCACGATGGCACCGCCGTGCCGATGGCGATTGTCATCAGCCTGTGTGGTTTGCTGGTGGTGTGCGCAGCAATGCTCACCCGGCGCATGCAGAATGCCCGGGCGCTCGCAAAGGCGCAGGCTGAAATCTAA
- a CDS encoding heavy metal translocating P-type ATPase, whose amino-acid sequence MSDSITFDLPISGMTCASCAGRVERALSKVSGASAVSVNLATEQARVQAPGDSLPALMEAVERAGYSVPQQTVELNIDGMTCASCVGRVERALNKVAGVKSVSVNLANERAHLELLGAVDPQTLIAAVSKAGYSASLFELEHPQSDTRQQRLNHERWALICAIALALPLVLPMMLQPFGIHWMLPAWAQFALATPVQFIFGARFYVAAWKAVRAGAGNMDLLVALGTSAGYGLSLYEWATADGRMPHLYFEASAVVIALVLLGKYLESRAKRQTASAIRALEALRPERAIQVIDGREQDVAISTLRLGDRVLVKPGERFPVDGEVLEGQSHADEALISGESLPVPKQPGDKVTGGAINGEGRLLVSTTALGAESVLARIIRLVEDAQAAKAPIQKLVDKVSQVFVPTVLLLALATLIGWWLYGAPLETALINAVAVLVIACPCALGLATPTAIMAGTGVAARHGILIKDAEALERAHEVSAVVFDKTGTLTSGTPRIAHFSAIDGDENALLTAAGALQRGSEHPLAKAVLDACAERNLNVPDVSDSQSLTGRGIAGSLDGRRLALGNRRLLEESGLNAGKLSESAKAWETEGRTLSWLIEQSPEPRVLGLFAFGDTLKPGALHAVQQLAAQHIHSHLLTGDNRGSARVVAEALGIENVHAEVLPAEKAATVAELKKTGVVAMVGDGINDAPALAAADIGIAMGGGTDVAMHAAGITLMRGDPRLVPAALEISRKTYAKIRQNLFWAFVYNLIGIPLAAFGFLNPVLAGAAMALSSVSVVSNALLLKTWKPEDLEDNR is encoded by the coding sequence ATGTCCGATTCCATCACGTTCGATCTGCCCATCAGCGGCATGACCTGCGCCAGTTGCGCTGGTCGTGTCGAGCGGGCGTTGAGCAAAGTCAGCGGCGCCAGTGCCGTCAGCGTCAACCTCGCCACCGAACAGGCCCGGGTGCAGGCCCCCGGCGACAGCTTGCCGGCACTGATGGAGGCGGTCGAACGCGCCGGTTACAGCGTGCCGCAGCAAACCGTGGAATTAAACATCGACGGCATGACTTGCGCTTCCTGCGTCGGCCGCGTCGAACGCGCCTTGAACAAGGTTGCGGGGGTGAAAAGTGTCAGCGTCAACCTCGCCAATGAGCGCGCCCACCTCGAGCTGCTCGGCGCGGTCGACCCGCAAACCCTGATCGCCGCCGTGAGCAAGGCCGGTTATTCGGCCAGCCTCTTCGAACTCGAACACCCTCAATCCGACACTCGCCAGCAACGTCTGAACCATGAACGCTGGGCGCTGATCTGCGCTATCGCCCTCGCCTTGCCGCTGGTGCTGCCGATGATGCTGCAACCGTTCGGCATTCACTGGATGCTCCCGGCCTGGGCGCAATTCGCCCTCGCGACCCCGGTGCAATTCATCTTTGGTGCACGTTTTTATGTAGCGGCGTGGAAAGCCGTGCGCGCCGGCGCCGGCAACATGGACTTGCTGGTGGCCCTGGGCACCAGCGCCGGTTACGGCCTGAGTCTCTACGAATGGGCGACTGCTGACGGACGCATGCCGCATCTGTATTTCGAAGCCTCGGCAGTGGTCATCGCGCTGGTGCTGCTCGGCAAATACCTCGAGAGCCGCGCCAAACGCCAGACCGCCAGCGCCATCCGCGCACTGGAAGCGTTGCGCCCGGAGCGGGCGATTCAAGTCATCGATGGCCGCGAACAGGATGTCGCCATCAGCACCCTGCGCCTTGGCGACCGGGTATTGGTCAAACCCGGTGAACGCTTCCCGGTGGACGGCGAGGTGCTGGAAGGCCAGAGCCACGCCGATGAAGCATTGATCAGCGGCGAAAGCCTGCCAGTACCCAAACAACCGGGCGACAAGGTCACCGGCGGCGCGATCAACGGTGAAGGCCGTTTGCTGGTGAGCACCACGGCGCTCGGCGCGGAAAGCGTGCTGGCGCGCATCATCCGTCTGGTGGAGGACGCTCAGGCCGCGAAAGCACCGATCCAGAAACTGGTGGATAAAGTCAGTCAGGTGTTCGTGCCGACCGTGTTGCTGCTGGCCCTGGCCACGCTGATCGGCTGGTGGCTGTACGGCGCGCCGCTGGAAACCGCGTTGATCAATGCCGTCGCAGTGCTGGTGATCGCCTGCCCGTGTGCCCTCGGTCTGGCGACACCGACCGCGATCATGGCTGGCACCGGCGTGGCCGCCCGCCACGGAATTCTGATCAAGGACGCAGAAGCACTGGAACGTGCCCATGAAGTCAGCGCCGTGGTGTTCGACAAGACCGGCACCCTGACCTCCGGCACGCCGCGCATTGCCCATTTCAGTGCGATCGACGGTGACGAAAACGCCCTGCTGACTGCGGCCGGCGCGCTGCAGCGCGGCAGCGAACATCCGCTGGCCAAAGCGGTGCTGGATGCCTGTGCCGAGCGCAATCTGAACGTACCGGATGTCAGCGACAGCCAGTCCCTGACCGGCCGTGGTATCGCCGGCAGCCTCGACGGCCGGCGCCTGGCGCTGGGCAACCGGCGCTTGCTGGAAGAAAGCGGTCTGAACGCCGGAAAACTGAGCGAATCCGCCAAGGCCTGGGAAACCGAAGGCCGCACGCTGTCGTGGTTGATCGAGCAAAGTCCGGAGCCCCGCGTACTTGGCCTGTTCGCCTTCGGCGACACCCTCAAGCCCGGCGCGCTGCACGCGGTGCAACAACTGGCGGCGCAGCACATCCACAGCCACCTGCTGACCGGCGACAACCGCGGCAGCGCCCGGGTGGTCGCCGAAGCGCTGGGCATCGAAAACGTCCATGCCGAAGTGCTGCCGGCAGAGAAAGCCGCCACCGTCGCCGAGCTGAAGAAAACCGGGGTCGTGGCCATGGTCGGCGACGGCATCAACGACGCCCCGGCGCTGGCCGCCGCGGACATCGGCATCGCCATGGGCGGTGGCACCGACGTGGCCATGCACGCCGCCGGCATCACCCTGATGCGCGGCGACCCACGGCTGGTGCCGGCCGCACTGGAGATCAGCCGCAAGACCTACGCGAAGATCCGCCAGAACCTGTTCTGGGCCTTCGTCTACAACCTGATCGGTATTCCGCTGGCGGCGTTCGGCTTCCTCAATCCGGTACTGGCCGGCGCGGCGATGGCGCTGTCGAGCGTCAGCGTGGTGAGCAATGCGCTACTGTTGAAAACCTGGAAACCCGAGGATCTGGAGGACAACCGATGA
- a CDS encoding heavy-metal-associated domain-containing protein, whose amino-acid sequence MQVFTVEGMSCGHCVKAVTQAVQSKDPAASVRVDLAAKEVGVESALSAEQVIEAISEEGYAIKLA is encoded by the coding sequence ATGCAAGTGTTCACTGTAGAAGGCATGTCCTGCGGTCACTGTGTCAAAGCCGTCACCCAGGCGGTGCAGAGCAAGGATCCGGCCGCCAGTGTGCGGGTCGATCTGGCGGCGAAGGAAGTCGGGGTCGAAAGTGCGCTGAGTGCCGAGCAGGTCATCGAAGCGATCAGCGAAGAAGGTTATGCGATCAAACTCGCCTGA